One stretch of Miscanthus floridulus cultivar M001 chromosome 18, ASM1932011v1, whole genome shotgun sequence DNA includes these proteins:
- the LOC136523848 gene encoding uncharacterized mitochondrial protein AtMg00810-like, whose protein sequence is MSDLGTLSYYLGIEVRQGKEALTLSQSTYASKLLERSGMAECKLCVTPMEEQLKLTKASTAARVDAILYRSIVGSLRYLVYTKPDIAFTVGYVSRFMEDPREDHWAAVKQLLHYVKGTVDQGIVFPKTGRSGL, encoded by the coding sequence atgagcgatctcggcacgctctcctactaccttggcatcgaggtgagacaggggaaagaGGCACTCACGCTCAGTCAGAGCACGTATGCctcaaagctgttggagcggagcggcatggctgagtgcaagctatgcgtgactccgatggaggagcagctgaagctgacgaaggctagtACCGCAGCGAGGGTAGATGCaatactctaccggagcatcgtcggcagtCTGCGCTACTTAGTCTACACGAAGCCGGACATTGCTTTCActgtgggctacgtcagccgcttcatggaggatcctcgagaagatcactgggctgcggtgaagcaaCTGCTGCACTACGTCAAGGgaacggtggatcaggggatcgtcttccccaagaccggcagAAGTGGGCTGTAG